The genomic segment GACGAAGAGGACCACGAGGACCCGCTTGCGCCCTCCGGTCAGGAGCGCCGGCCGCTTCCGCGACGGTGTCTTTGTCATCTGCTTCGCCACTCCACGATCAATATAGATCGACGCGGACATCCACGCAAGCCTCCGTTTTTCCAGGTGACGGGGCGGCAGATGAGGCGGCGCGGCGTGATAGCCTGGTTCAATGGAGCGGGGCCAGATCCGGTGTGCCGTCTACACGCGCCAGTCGGTCACCCGGCGCGACGACGACTTCACCTCCTGCGAGGCCCAGCATGATGCCTGCCTGGCGCTCATCCGCGCCAATGCTGCCAAAGGCTGGGTTCCCGTCGAGGAGCGCTTCGACGATGCCGGGGAGAGCGGAACGACGATCGGTCGGCCGGCCCTCGAGCGGCTGCTGGAAAGAATCGCTGCTGGTGGCGTCGATCGCGTGGTCGTCCATCGCCTGGACCGGATGACCC from the Pseudomonadota bacterium genome contains:
- a CDS encoding recombinase family protein, with the translated sequence MERGQIRCAVYTRQSVTRRDDDFTSCEAQHDACLALIRANAAKGWVPVEERFDDAGESGTTIGRPALERLLERIAAGGVDRVVVHRLDRMTRSVADWSTLVGTFRRYRTQLTVVDSEASAFWESSLQSFSLAR